TGTTACAACTGATACCAATTCCATCTTGGCTTGGCTTACTATTTAAATGCTGCTAGATGGTAAAATGACTCTTGACTAAATTATCCAGACTCAGATTTGGTCTTTTGCCACACTGAAAGCACTATAGAACGCTCGCTGTAAAAGTCATCCCTTGTTTTGTTGAAAAGGGATAACCAAAAGAACCCAAAGGAAACCAGGCagactttaattttattttgaaggggAAAATATTGTCAAGAGGGGGTGCTTCAAGTGAGACCTCTTCCAAGATTTGACAGCCTGTGTAGTATATTTCTTACAGTAAGAAATGTATTCCTATATATAAACACAAAATTATGCTCTCTTCCTGCAAACAATACCAATGCAGTACTACTCATGAGTATAATCTATTGCAGGCTAGAGTACTATTTGTAGTATGTACAAATTGACTTAGCAATATATTGAAAGGCATATCCATATACACATTCTCATTTATATACATACTTAAAATGGATGAATGATTCCTACTTCCCTGTCTTCCCTTAGCATtaaagaacattaaaaataagCAACTTTTTGTAGTGCACCAAAACATACATTATACTGTCAGTACAGGTTCAAAATACAGATATTTTCAAATAGTTTTTTATATTACACAGATTATGAATCATTGGTAATGTACTTTTCACAAAGTAACTGGTACAAAAATGAAAAGGGGTTATAAAGGATGTGTAAATCTAAATAAATTTGTCTTTTGCTATATTACATTAAATTTAATTCAAAAGAATATCTACCTACCTCTTAGATAGCATATTTCATCCATAGCGCTCTAAGCACTTTATAAATAAGGTCTATACCAGTGATGGGCTGCACATGGGCCGCAGGTTACCTATCAGGGTACTCTGATTGCgggccgcgagacattttgctgacattgccCATCTGCAGGAATACCAcaccgcagctcccagtgaccacaGGTCTGTTCCTAGCCAATGGAAACTGTAGGAAGTGGTGGACAGCATATCCTTGTGGCCCCTTCTCCTGCAAGTGCtgcttctcacagctcccattggctgggaacagagaaccatGGCTACTCGGAGCTGTGGGGTgtagtgcctgcagacagtcaatgtcagcaaaatgtctcgtggcctgcaatcagattaccttgctgtgccgcaggttgcccaccactggtctatacTATCATTCCccttttaaaatgcagaaaatgAGGCACGGAGGTCAACTGTCATGCCCAAGACTATAATATAGGCCCTAGGCAGGTTCTGTTTAGTAAAGTTGGAAATATAAGCTTTTTTGGGGTAATATTATATAATATGAAAGCTAGTCTCTCTTCTCACTAGACAAATGTTCTTACTTTTCCTACAGATGTAAGTGAATTTTAACACTTAGGAAAAGGAAGGTAATGGCAATGGCTTGAGCCAGGCACAGTTCAAGCTTTTTCAGTCAGTTCTTTCCAGTGCACCTCAATTTTAACTAGTAATATTTGTGATTCCACTTTTAACATATCTACTCTGTCTATAGATACCACCATGACTGCTATTTCTTCTAGGACCACCTCTCAGCACCCTCTCTAAACAGAGGCATAGAGAAGCTCCCTCTTCCAAGGGAGTAGTTACCCCTTTAACATAGCTGCGTGATGTCTTATATGGGCACCTGAGTACTTGTTGGTGGCAAGTTTGTTGCCTGATCCTCTGCTGGCATGAACCTACTGAAGTTAACATCACAACATTGATTCAGGCTAGCTGAGGAGCTGATCCTGGGTATTCACTACTTGGAATAATATTCAGTGAAATATGCTTAATACTTCTCACCTTCTCAGACTTCCAAACAAAAGTAGATTTCCCCTCAACAGGCAATAGCTAGTCTCTGAAGCACTCAGAATGGGACCTGCAAAGAAAGAGTGCCCATTTCCTCATCCACACAGAAGGCACAAGATGTAGGGTTTTCCTCATTGTACTTTTTGCATAAAGACTTCTCATCCCTGTGTTTGGCTGAGCTCTTCATAGAAGTCCAGAGAAACAGAGAAGGAGCTTTCTCAACCCTTAGCTAAAGAGGTGAAGTGTTGAATCATCCCTCTCAACAGCATCAGGCATTTGGGGAAATGAtggtcaccaaaaaaaaaaaaagaaaagggcagTTAAAAAACATTTGTTACTTGTGATATCGATCTCACTAGTATTTGAGTCATCTAAGGTCTTCCAGGAACAGGGTAGACAAGACTTGAAGTTTCTTATGTGAAAAAACCCACTAGAAATAAGAAATGAGGGTAGACAAAGCAAAGCCCCCTCACAGAACACCCACAAAAACAGCAGTTAAGACAGAGAGGTCTTACTCTGCTGTAGCAGGGAATAAGGGCAAGAACTGACTAAAGGGAAATCTGTGGATGAAACCCTCAGCTGCCCCTGCCATTGTTTTGCAAAGCACAAACATGCCCGAAACCCAGACCAAatttcaatcttttctctccacCTGAAGAGTCTGGAGCTATATTTTTTGCTTCCTATGCAACGTAGCATAAGAAATGGGGAGGAGGGTTAGTAGAGAGAGTATGGGAACAAACAGGGCAGTATTGTTGCTTAGAGATAGTGAGCTCATTTCCATTAGTATCTCAACCTAGCAGCTTCATACTTCTCTCATGCATCAGTTTGACCTTGTCACAGTGTAGATTGGATGGATACCCAGATGCAAACTCCATTTCTAGAAATTAAAAGCTACAGCACTATCTAGTTGTCTCTACATCCATGTGCTGAATTTTATTGGTAAATATCATTGCCACAACCCTAAAAAGTTTGCTTTATAGCTGTACAAACATCGTGTACCTGCAAATTTTCCACCCACTGAGTTAGAGTCCTAAATAAAGCCTACCAAGTCCTATAAAAATATGAACTCACGGGATACATGTGAATTTAATAACTGATTTCTCTTAGGACCTGTGATAATTTCAGCATCTGTTTGAAGCACTAATAGCACCAAGTCTAGAGCTCTGCGCCATGCCTCCACCTTGGGTGTAACATTGTCATATATCTTTACAGCCTCCTCGGGGTTTAGTTGAAAGACCAAAATCCACCATGAGCTTATCTCCTTATTGAACTCTTTCAGAATATATGCTGAAGGAGAACAATAGTCTGCTGCTTTTTGAGATGATGCTCAATGGAAGCGCTTGCTTCAAACTCTGATGCATTAATGAGCAGTGTTACACAGACCTCTTGAAAGGTACTGATGCCAGCACACTTGCCAAAGCTTTAAGTACAACTGGTTTATACTGTGTCAATGATTTTGTCAGCCAACAAGATGACATGTAAAAATCCTCTGAAGGATTTTATCTGGTTGCTTTAAAGATTGTTCTTCAAGCTTTTTCAGATGATGAGGCACAACAGTTTCAACAGTACCACCTCCAGGAAAAACTTTCTGGTCAGTTAAAGCATGATTGCAGGCGATAAGCACAAGGTCCAGAACGATCTTCAGTGATCTGCATCTTGAAGTTACTGTGCTACTAAGCACAGCTGTTACCAGATGAATTCCTTCAGCTTTTATACTGATTGGCACTTTGTTATCCAATTCCATTGTGCTCAAGTCACCAGTTCTCCAGAAATCCACCCAGACACTGCTACCCACGCAATAACATTTTACCTGGGAAAGGTATGTCACCAGCTGCACTCCTGTGCCCTTCCCAAAGCATGTAGCACATTGAGAGTTACTGGATTGATTATCAATATGTTATTCAGGATACATCTTTCCATTAAACTTTCACACACATTTCCTTTACCAAAACTAAATTTACTTTTGCTTGTATTAAATATCTAACACATAATTTATCCATAAACTTTCTGAGCTACTTTCTTGTAAACCTACATTTTCTGATATTGTTCTGACATTTGATGGTCTATTAAATCCCAAGTGACGATATTTTTCTGTTAGATCACCATCTACAAGAAGAATCTGAAGCGGTCTATTCTGAAGTTGCTTGGTAACAGTGGCTTTCTCTGGTGATACTAAAGTGATATATCCCGGACACACACAAGATAATGTTCAGACAATCCTGGTAAACAGCATGTCACAACTTCTGCAATATTAAATTGAGAAGAACCTGTGTGATCAGCTACTTCTTGTTGGCATCTGACAATATCCTGTACCAATTTCATGCTAGACTGATTCCCATGGCTAAGAGCCATTGCCAACTGtctaaaatcataaatttcatagGATATGCTGCAGGCCCAGTGGGAGGACCCCCAAAATTGTCTACTTGGAGTgaacaatgttttttttccctggaGTGTTAAAGTATCTACTATGAGTTAATCTTGTTCTTTGATATAGCTGGATGCAATCAAACTGCTTCCAGGAACTGCAGGCATAGTTTTATTGCCCACTGGTTCAACCAATGAGGGTGTTATATAGTCTGCAGGGCATAGGTGTGAATTCAAACATCTCTTATGAGGATCGCAAGGGCTTGCTTGATGAGAGTGAAGGCCTTCAGGAATACTTTCTTCTTTAGATACAGGAACCTCTTTAAGAATATGCAGAGAGGATTTAAAAATGGTTAGCTCCAATACCAGGAGTTTTAGTTTCAATAATTTGGGGCCCCGGACTGCTAGAAGTGAAGTGAATGGAACGAATTAGGCCCTTTATATAAATCATGTACTGATAGCTGAAGACACTGGACTTTTTCACTGCAAGAGTTCAATCCTTCAGACATCACAGATACTATTAGTGAAAAAGGAACATTCTGCTGAAGGCATTCAAGTACAGCACTACTCCATGCACCAACAAGAAACAACAGGGTAGTCATTCCAGTTTTATATTCTTTGTTCTGTGCCTGAATTGTTTCATTAAGCAGCTGTCCCACTGCACTAGTTAATCCAAACTTTCAAGAAGTCTAACTGCAGACAAGTCAAAACACTCTCACAGGTGCTTTCATCTACAATAAATTTATATGATTTTACTGCCCTAAAAGTGTTCTTCCTATTGATGCTAAAGATGAAAGCTGCTGAAGTCCAATGTGACGTCTTCTGTTCATATTTCTGAAAGCCATGATCAGCAGTCAATATCTGTAAACAAAATACAAGTTTATTGCTTCTGTCCTTATTGCGCTAGACTTCATACTTCACAAAAAATTAACAGCACATAGTATATAATTAACAAAAATTAACTGAATCCCAATTGAGTGAAGTAATTTTACACTGCATGTATTGTATTATCAGATGCTCATGTCTGACGCATGCAGTTGTTGCAATGTTGCACTGCTAAGACATTACAGAAGATTTTTCCCCaaaattaaaagcttttaattttACCCTATAAATCAAGTATTTTAATAAAGCAGATCAGAATTAATCATAAAAAAAGACCACCACTCCTTAAGACTAAAACCATTCCTCTCCCGACTTCTTTTCTTATGTCAAAACTTGCATTTGTTTTGTCTTATTCAGAATGCATGTTGTCAGGGGCTGGAAACATATCTTGTCTGCAAACACTAGTAGGCGTAGGTTTTACTACCTTTCGTGATACCACTGACTCCAAACTGAGCTGGAAAGGGACCAAC
This sequence is a window from Gopherus evgoodei ecotype Sinaloan lineage chromosome 5, rGopEvg1_v1.p, whole genome shotgun sequence. Protein-coding genes within it:
- the BBS12 gene encoding LOW QUALITY PROTEIN: Bardet-Biedl syndrome 12 protein (The sequence of the model RefSeq protein was modified relative to this genomic sequence to represent the inferred CDS: inserted 17 bases in 15 codons; deleted 6 bases in 5 codons), with the protein product MAFRNMNRRRHIGLQQLSSLASIGRTLLGXVKSYKFIVDESTCESVLTCXAVRLLESLDXTSAVGQLLNETIQAQNKEYKTGMTTLLFLVGAWSSAVLECLQQNVPFSLIVSVMSEGLNSCSEKVQCLQLSVHDLYKGPNSXSIHFTSSSPGPQIIETKTPGIGANHFXKSSLHILKEVPVSKEESIPEGLHSHQASPCDPHKRCLNSHLCPADYITPSLVEPVGNKTMPAVPGSSLIASSYXQRTRLTHSRYFNTPGKKHCSLQVDNFGGPPTGPAAYPMKFXDFRQLAMALSHGNQSSMKLVQDIVRCQQEVADHTGSSQFNIAEVVTCCLPGLSEHYXCVCPGYITLVSPEKATVTKQLQNRPLQILLVDGDLTEKYRHLGFNRPSNVRTISENVGLQESSSESLWINYVLDXLIQAKVNLVLXKGNVCESLMERCILNNILIINPVTLNVLHXFGKGTGVQLVTYLSQVKCYCVGSSVWVDFWRTGDLSTMELDNKVPISIKAEGIHLVTAVLSSTVTXKMQITEDRSGPCAYRLNHALTDQKVFPGGGTVETVVPHHLKKLEEQSLKQPDKXPSEDFYMSSCWLTKSLTQYKPVVLKALASCWHQYLSRGLCNTAHNASEFEASASIEHHLKKXADYCSPSAYILKEFNXGDKLMVDFGLSTKPEEAVKIYDNVTPKVEAWRRALDLVLLVLQTDAEIITGPKRNQLLNSHVSREFIFL